The Papio anubis isolate 15944 chromosome 10, Panubis1.0, whole genome shotgun sequence genome includes the window GAGCGAATGGCCAGGAAACCGACCGTGTGTGAGTCTGAGGTGAGGGCAGTGGGTGGCAGGGGCCAGGTTGGGCACCGGCCTTCCCCCACCTGAGCTTTGAGAATCAACAAATGGGTCCTGAGCATGCCATCTGTGTCCACAGGAAGCCAGGGGTGGAGGCAGAGAGCACTGTTAGGCAGGCAGCAGAGTCCCCATCCAATGATACCAGACCCCTGTCTATTTGGGACTTGCACTATTCTCTCTAAATCTCAGCAAACCCAGCCCAGTTCCTAACTGTTGTTTCCCACTCCATCACCTAAGCATCCCCCAAACATTTCTCCTGGAAGGAGCCCCACCTAGATTTTATTGATCTCGCTGCAGTCCTGCCATGTCAGGCTGTACATATTGTGCACTGCACAATTCTACTTATTATCATGCGATGGCTCCTCCCTATAATTGTGTTGTACCCTCCGGTGCACATGGTAGCCTTGGATCTTTGCAACCCCAAACCTGTGTTTCAGCCCCTTCCATGAGCCATCTGAAGGCTACTCCACAGGCACAGCCTGACCGCTTGCCGCCCTGGAGGTAATCAGACACATACCACCCTACCCCCACAGACTCTGGGCCCCCTGTTTCCACAGATCCGGGCCTATATGCGGCAGGTTCTAGAGGGAATACACTACCTGCACCAGAGCCACGTGCTGCACCTCGATGTCAAGGTGAGGTGGGGACTGGAGAGCAGACAGGCCCTGTGGGAGCCAGGAGTGGACTGTCCTTCCTTGTTCATTCGGCCCCCACACCTCACCTTGTGTCTTCCAGCCTGAGAACCTGCTGGTGTGGGATGGTGCCGAGGGTGAAGAGCAGGTGCGGATCTGTGACTTTGGGAATGCCCAGGAGCTGACTCCAGGAGAGCCCCAGTACTGCCAGTATGGCACACCTGAGTTTGTAGCACCCGAGATTGTCAATCAGAGCCCCGTGTCTGGAGTCACTGACATCTGGTAAGGCTGGCATGCTGGGCTGGGTGGGCCAGGGCAGCTGCCCTTGGGGCTGTGCCGGGGATGCGCTGACTGACAGGGAGATTTACCGAGCCTGGATTCCTTCTGACAGTGGGCTGGAGGCATTGCTTGCAGGGTTTCCTGCCCATGTTACTCCTTGCCCGTCATGAGTCAGGGCTGCCCCATTCTCTCAAGGCCTTAGCCCTGTTAGTCCTTGACTCCTCGTCTCCCCTGGAAGCTGCGCCTTGCCCTCACCAGCCAGCATGCCTCCTCCAGTGAGGCAGGCATGGTTCCATTGGTCCCCAGACTTCCCTGGGCTTCCTGGGCCAGCCCTGCCATGACCCTGGACTTCTCCAGGCATATCTGGACCTGTGGGTTCAGGGTCCTCCCTGAAGAAGCCACTCCTGTGCCCATTGTCCATGGCAGTGTTCCCAGGGAGGTAACCGCTCACTCAGGTCAGCAGTAGCGAAGAACTGCTCCCTTCCAGTCAGAGGGGTGCAGTCCTCTTACCCATCACTCTCCTTTCCTCACAGGCCTGTGGGCGTTGTTGCCTTCCTCTGGTAAGGACCCCTCTGCAGTGTCCCAGCAGTCTCCTGGCAGGTCCACCCCTGACCTTTGCAGGGCTACAGCCCACCCCCTTCTCTTCCACACCCCCCACTCCTTCTTGTACTGCAAGAAGCCTCATGTGCATGAAGTTGGACGCCCTGGTCTGCATGCCCACACTCTGCCTGTCCCCACACCCCTCCATAAGAGGTGGGCACCCTGGATGGAGAGAGCCCAGCGCAGGCTCAGGGCCATGGAGGCAGGGAACTCTTTGGCTCTGAGTGTCTAAAACTTGGACTCGAAGGGAGTGGAGCTCAGGATGGGCACATCCCCTTGGCACAGACTCTTCACTCATGGGGAGGCCACACTGGAGGATGGATGGAACAGGTCCTCTAAAGCACAGGCCACTAGGCCCCAAGGCAGCACCACCTTTCTGCCCAtcagggggctggggaggggacaggggagaAAAGAGTCTGCAGCCTCGCCTCTTACCCAGATTTGCCCAGCCTCTGTCATCCTAACAACCCCAGAGCCTCCACCTGTCCCCAGCCCTGTGCCCCCACTGGCATTCCCCTTTGTCCCCACCTGCCCCTCACGACACCCCTCTTCACCTCTGCAGTCTGACAGGAATCTCCCCGTTTGTTGGGGAAAATGACCGGACAACATTGATGAACATCCGAAACTACAACGTGGCCTTCGAGGAGACCACATTCCTGAGCCTGAGCAGGGAGGCCCGGGGCTTCCTCATCAAAGTGCTGGTGCAGGACCGCCTGTGAGTACAAGGCCCTGGGAGCCCCCACCTGCAGGGTCACCCTCATACCACCTGCCTGCTCCTCCCAGACTCCTGCCGCTCGACATGCAAGCCCCCAAGTCCTTAGGAGCCCTGTTTGCTCAAACAGTTATTGACTGACTGGATGACTGAATGATAAATCCCTTCTTAATCCTCATTCATTCACAGGAGACCTACCGCAGAGGAGACCCTAGAACATCCTTGGTTCAAAGTGAGTCTGGTCTGCAAAGTGGTGGCACaaaaggtggagggagggagaatgtTACTAACAGttctatttattgagtacctactatgtgcagtAACCACGTTAGGCATTGAATATGCATATGACCTATTAACCTCACAATAGCTTTGCAAAGGAAGACATTATTAGTCCCATTTTGTTGACAAGGAAACAGGCTCAAATCAGGGATGGAGTTGGGGGTATCCTGGACTCCAGGGCATACGTCTGGACCTCTCCATCCTGGGCATCCTCAGTGGAGTTCTCCCCCATGCTTGAGACCAGACCCTGGTCTTCCTGACTTCTGCCTTTCCATCTCTGTCCTGCACTGGTCCCACACACTAGCATTGGGGATGACCAGGCAGGCTCAGCCCCTCGGTTATGAGCTTCATGTGGGCAGGTTCTCGGTTCTCACTCATTCATCTTCAAACCCCAGTGCCTCAGGGCACAGTGCCAGGCATTGATGGGGTCTTGGGGATTTGGGAGCGGATTTGAAGGCTGAGGTCGTTCTGGTGTCAGGAGTTGAATTAAGAGCCTCCTTTCTCAGACCGGAAATGAGCTCCGGAAGAGAGAGCCTGGGTGGGTAGCCGAGGGAAGCATCCATCTTGGTCTGGACCACCAAGGCTCCAGATGTCTGGGGTGTTGGCCCTacatggagacagagaggagCTGGGAGCCAGGGCCTAGGTAAGGGGCCTAAGAGCACAGGCCTCCCAGGGCAGCTGGTTTACCAGGACAGGGCCATGAGCCCTGGTGGAAGCTCAGAAGCCTACCTCTGGGAGCTACCAGTTTCCTGCCTCCCCCTTGGGGGCTTTAGGGGATTTGTCCCTAAGGACACCCTGGCTGTAGGCATTGTCCTGACAGACCCAAGGGAAATGGGACCCCAGGAGCCCAGACTCAGTGCTGCTCAATCCACTCTCTCCTGCCAACCCGCCCCATGGAGTTTGCCTCTCTGTTGCCAAACCTGGAGGGTCTAGGTTGACAGCTTTCCCTCAAGCCCTCTTTCCTGGGTTTGCAGACTCAGGCAAAGGGCGCAGAGATGAGCACGGATCACCTGAAGCTATTCCTCTCCCGGAGGAGGTGGCAGGTGAGTGTGGCAGGCCAGCCTCTATGCTTTccaccttctccttctctctaaCACCGCCTTTCCCCTCCCATGGGTCTTCATCTCCTGCTCCTGTCTTCTCGCTTTCACTGCCTCCATACCCAGTTTCCTGCCTGTTCCCTGACCCTCTGCATGCTCAGGCCTCTTCCCCAGGGCTGAGGTGGGCCTGGGGGGGACAGTCCTGCCCCAGGGGTCCCTCAGGTCTGACTCCAGTAACCTGTCTCCAGCGCTCCCAGATCAGCTACAAATGCCACCTGGTGTTGCGCCCCATCCCGGAGCTGCTGCGGGCTCCCCCAGAGCGGGTGTGGGTGACCATGCCCAGAAGGCCACCCCCCAGTGGGGGGCTCTCATCCTCCTCGGATTCTGAAGAGGAAGAGCTGGAAGAGCTGCCCTCAGTGCCCCGCCCACTACAGCCCGAGTTCTCAGGCTCCCGCGTGTCCCTCACCGATATTCCCACTGAGGATGAGGCTCTGGGGACCCCAGAGACTGGGGCTGCCACCCCCATGGACTGGCAGGAGCAGGGAAGGGCTCCCTCTCAGGACCAGGAGGCTCCCAGCCGGGAGGCCCTCCCCTCCCTAGGCCAGGAGCCCGCAGCTGGGGCTAGCCCCAAGCGGGGAGAACTCCGTAGGGGCAGCTCGGCTGAGAGCGCCCTGCCCCGGGCCGGGCCGCGGGAGCCGGGCCGGGGCCTGCAGAAGGCGGCGTCTGTGGAACTGCCGCAGCGCCGGAGCCCCAGCCCGGGAGCCACCCGCCTGGCCCGGGGAGGCCTGGGTGAGGGCGAGTATGCCCAGAGGCTGCAGGCCCTGCGCCAGCGTCTTCTGCGGGGAGGCCCCGAGGATGGCAAGGTCAGCGGCCTCAGGGGTCCCCTGCTGGAGAGCCTGGGGGGCCGTGCCCGGGATCCCCGGATGGCACGAGCTGCCTCCAGCGAGGCAGCGCCCCACCACCAGCCCCCACTCGAGAACAGGGGTCTACAAAAGAGCAGCAGCTTCTCCCAGGGTGAGGCGGAGCCCCGGGGTCGGCACCGCCGAGCGGGGGCGCCCCTCGAGATCCCCGTGGCCAGGCTTGGAGCCCGTAGGCTACAGGAGTCTCCTTCCCTGTCTGCCCTCAGTGAGGCCCAGCCATCCAGCCCTGCACGGCCCAGCGTCCCCAAACCCAGTGCCCTTAAGTCTGCAGAACcttctgccaccacacctagtgaTGCCCCGCAgccccctgcaccccagcctgcccAAGACAAGGCCCCAGAGCCCAGGCCAGAACCAGTCCGAGCCTCCAAGCCTACACCACGCCCTGAGGCCCTGCAAACCCTAGCGCTGCCCCTCACGCCCTATGCCCAGATCATTCAGTCCCTCCAGCTGTCAGGCCACGCCCAGGGACCCCCGCAGGGCCCTGCCGCGTCGCCTTCAGAGCTCAAGCCCCACGCAGCTGTCTTTGCCAGGGTGGCCTCCCCACCTCCGGGAGCCCCCGAGAAGCGTGTGCCCTCAGCCGGGGCTCCCCCGGTGCTAGCCGAGAAAGCTCGAGTTCCCACGGTGCcccccaggccaggcagcagtcTCAGCAGCAGCATCGAAAACCTGGAGTCGGAGGCCGTGTTCGAGGCTAAGTTCAAGCGCAGCCGCGAATCGCCCCTGTCGCGGGGGTTGCGGCTGCTGAGCCGCTCCCGCTCCGAGGAGCGCGGCCCCTTCCGCGGGGCCGAGGAGGAGGATGGCATATACCGTCCCAGCCCGGCGGGGACCCCGCTGGAGTTGGTGCGACGGCCTGAGCGCTCGCGCTCGGTGCAGGACCTCAGGGCAGTCGGGGAGCCGGGCCTTGTCCGCCGCCTCTCGCTCTCACTGTCCCAGCGGCTGCGGCGGACCCCTCCCGCGCAGCGCCACCCGGCCTGGGAGGCCCGCGGCGGGGACGGAGAGAGCTCGGAGGGCGGGAGCTCGGCGCGGGGCTCCCCGGTGCTGGCGATGCGCAGGCGGCTGAGCTCCACCCTGGAGCGGCTGTCGAGCCGGTTGCAGCGCAGCGGCAGCAGCGAGGACTCGGGGGGCGCGTCGGGCCGCAGCACACCGCTATTCGGACGGCTTCGCAGGGCCACGTCCGAGGGCGAGAGTCTGCGGCGCCTCGGCCTTCCGCACAATCAGTTGGCCACCCAGGCCGGCGCCACCACGCCTTCCGCCGAGTCCCTGGGCTCCGAGGCCAGCGCCACGTCGGGCTCCTCAGGTGAGGAGGGGCAGGGGTAGGGCAGCAGGTGCAGAGGAGGCTGGGGTGCGCTGGAGAGAGGCCGTGGGAGGAGCAGAGGGGCTGGGGACACCCAAGAGGGGCAGGCTGAGGCCCCGAGGGTGGAATCGGCAGGACTGGAGGGGAGGAAAGCAGGAGTGgcagcagggcagggtggggctaGGTGTTCCTTCTGGTTCTCTGGGCTGAGGGTTGCAGAGAGGTGTGAACTTGCTGGTACCGACTGAGCAAATGCTAACGGGCCTGGGCCTTCACAGCCCCAGGGGAAAGCCGAAGCCGGCTCCGCTGGGGCTTCTCTCGGCAGCGGAAGGACAAGGGGTTATCGCAACCAAACCTCTCTGCCAGCATCCAAGAGGAGCTGGGTCACCAGTACGTGCGCAGTGAGTCAGGTAATAGAGGCCTGCTGGGTGAGgaccctcctcccctcctgctaTCCCCTACCCATATCAGGGAGCTGTCATGGCTGGTGAGAGGTGGGCCACCCTGACGAGCCTAGTGGAAGGGGTCTGCTCAGACAACTGTAACAATAGCAGTAGCTGTCATTCATTAGAGAAGCTAAGTGTTCTATTAAACACTTTACAAGCGCTGCCTTATTCAATCCTGCAGCATTGCTTGGGAAATATTAGTATCATTGTCTCCAttgtacaggtgaggaaaccgGCTTAGTGATGCTAAGGATCTGTCCAAGTCGCAGGGCTAGTAAGTGGAGCAGCTGAAGTTGAACTGTGTGACCTTCTGCAGCCAGGTCTGGGAAGGGGCTTCAGGACACCATACTTATGTCTGTCAGGGGCTGGCCTCCTGTCTCCTGGGAGACCCTAGAAGGTTTCTGTAACTGGCTGCACTTTTCAAGGAGCTCAAGATATAGGGCCCTCCTGTCCCCACAGTTCCCCTTTAGATGTGTGTGTGCTTGGGTGTGTACCCAAAGACACTCACTTTCTCTCCAGCCTAGAGGACCACGACCTGTATTGTGCCCCCTAAGTCTCCATTGCCCTGCAGCTCCGAACACCTGACTGCCCCTCCCTGACCCTTCTGTACAGAAAAGCAGCCTTCGGAGCTCTTTGCCAGCTCTTTGCCctcttctgtttctctgcctGAGTGTCCTGGAGCTCCAGATAGGGAGGCATTCCCCACGTGGGGTCACCCCATCCCGCCTGAAAAAGGCACATTACTCAAGGATGACAAGCAAAGGCTTCAGGAGGTTGGGTTTTCCAGAGCAGCATGCAGGAAAGGAGAGAGTCCGTGAAGCCAGGCTATGTGCAGGATCTTGACAAGCCACTAGTCCTGTTCTTCCCCCATTTCCTGGTAAAACTCAGAATGGAGTTGCTGTCGAGTCTTGCCTCAGCTGGGCTTGTAGGGATTGTGTCCAGCCTTGGCCAGGGCAAAGGGGGCTGcagtgagagaaaaagagggagggaagggccgctggtggggaagggagggtggaAAATGAGGGGGAAAGAAAGCGATCAGCCAGCAGAGAGGCCTGGGGACAGCTGATCCCTTCCCACCTGGGGCCTCCTCCTGGCCCAGTTTTGCTTATGCAGCTGATTTCCTGCCTAGGCAGTGTCCCCTTACCTTATCCCCTCCCTGTTCTCTGCAGAAACAAGGCTGTCCCAGTCCACTTTAACAACCAGGGCTGGCCCCTGGGAATGGGGGTGGGGCTGGCGGGGctggcagggctgggcctgggtCACTTTCACCTCTGAGAGAggtggcctctctctctctctccctgctacCCAGTACCCTCACTTGGCCTGGAGGCAGCCATTGAGAAACTGTGTTCACATTGCCTTGTTGGAGCCTCAGTGTGGGACCCCTCCTTGGGGAGCAGTGGGGTACAGCGGGAAGGGGGCACACTGCCATCCTGATCACCACTCCTGCTGAGTACTCCTCTCCTGCCTGGCTCATCCCCACTCCCAGTCCCCCACAATTCTTCAGACAGGCAACAGCTGGGGCTCCCAAGGCTCCTCAGCTTTCTCTGCCCAGGTGAATAAAATCCACCCCCAAGTCCTCCCCTATCCCCACCCTTCACCCACCACCCCCATGGCCGAACTGGGATTCTTCTAAAGGGATATTCCCAGGGATCATGCACTCAAATCCTCAGGGCACTAAGGAGTCACAGGCTGGCTACATTGGAGGAAGGAAAACTGGTCTCATCCCTAGCCCTACCATGTGCACAGCCACCAGCTGGCTGTGAGGGCAATTTCTCTGCTTTGCTGAAACAGCCTTTCTCTGGGCGTCTGCTCCAGGCTTCTCTGCTGGCCATATTATTGAGATAATGCTAGCAACAAGAAAAGTTAGTATTTATAATCAGTTACTGTATGGCAGACACTTGACATGCCTTGTAATTGTCACAGCAAGAATCCTGTGGGCGCGGTATTATTTTCCTTGATTTACAGATTAGAAATGGAGCTTCTGAGAGagtaaatgacttgcccaaggtcaggcaGATACTGTCTCTTGCCCCTTCAAAAGCTCTCACCACTTAATTGACCTGAAGGAGTATATAGGAGACCTACGACCCTGTCCCCGGATGGCAGGTGGGAAGAGGGGCCTGGAGGCCGACACACTTCCAGGATCTGCCCACATTTTCCTAGACTGCAACTCTTTTGAGACTGCATGTTCTGAAAGAACATTCCTCATTCGGTCCCATCGCAGCTCAGGTCACTAACTCACCTCAATTCTTTTCTCACTTGCCCTGTTGTGCCCCAGAGAGGGTGGGTCTTGCAGGATCTTAACcattataatttttcaatatttgtttgcttttattttatttaacaaatgcttaTAGACCGCTTAATTAGTGCCAGACCCTGCTGTCAGTGATTTACAAACCCATGACATAAGTAGCATCATCAATAGTCAGTGCAAGGAAAAGGCAGTCCAGCACAGTGAGGGCCTGAGGAAAGTGATGCTCGCCCCAAAGAAAATTCTTGAAGGCATGGCCTGGGGTTCCACTTTCCACATCTGCCTGggaagagacaaggtttcacgcTGCTTCCTGATGGCTGTTTGCAGGCCTTCTCCACCCCTCCCTCAGCGGTAAGTGGGTCAGGGCCCCCACAGACAGATGGCTGTCTCTGCTTTTCCTCCAGACTTCCCCCCAGTCTTCCACATCAAACTCAAGGACCAGGTGCTGCTGGAGGGGGAGGCAGCCACCCTGCTCTGCCTGCCAGCAGCCTGCCCTGCACCGCACATCTCCTGGATGAAAGGTAAGGAAACTGCCTCCCACAGAGAGGGAGGCCAGCAAGTGGCCCTGAGCCCAGGGGATGGGAGGGGCTAGGCCAGGGTGGGGGCTGAGCATGGTTGTGGGGATGTTGGAGTAGGGAGTGAGTGAGGGGCCTGGACATGTGCTAGCTCACCCAGCAGctcctcctgcttctccctgTCCCCAGACAAGAAGTCATTGAGGTCAGAGCCCTCAGTGATCATCGTGTCCTGCAAAGATGGGCGGCAGCTGCTCAGCATCCCTCGGGTGGGCAAGCGGCACGCCGGGCTCTATGAGTGCTCCGCCACCAACGTCCTGGGCAGCATCACCAGCTCCTGTACCGTGGCTGTGGCCCGTGAGCCTGGGGCAGGGCCCCAGGGGGGTAGTGAGGGGGATGGCGGGGCAGCGCTTGAGGGGCTCTTAGCTAGGGTGTAGGGGCTCACTGGgactcttctttctcttgccaggaGTCCCAGGAAAGCTAGCTCCTCCAGAGGTGCCCCAGACCTACCAGGACACGGCGCTGGTGCTGTGGAAGCCGGGAGACAGCCGGGCACCTTGCACGTATACCCTGGAGCGGCGAGTGGATGGTGAGGATGGGGCAGCCGGAGGGTGGGGGGAGCGGCAGGGGGAGTCTGGGAAGGCCAGTGCCCTCCCGGGCTCCACAGATAGCACTGTGGGAGCTGGCGTCACCCCTTCTGTGACCTCAGCCCCTCCCCCATACTGCCTATAGGGGAGTCTGTGTGGCACCCTGTGAGCTCAGGCATCCCCGACTGTTACTACAATGTGAGCCACCTGCCAGTTGGCATGACTGTGAGGTTCCGTGTGGCCTGTGCCAACCGTGCTGGGCAGGGGCCCTTCAGCAACCCTTCTGAGAAGGTCTTTGTCAGGGGCACTCAAGGTCAGTGCAatggtgtggggtgggggaggaaggggGCCCTGAGCATAGGGTTCTTGGGGAGCACCATGGCCTTGCCCCAAGGCACCGTGGTGAtgattttctttgtctcttaGATTCTTCAGCTGTGCCATCTGCTGCCCACCAAGAGGCCCCTGTCACCTCAGGGCCAGCCAGGGCCCCGCCTCCTGACTCTCCTACCTCActggccccacccccagctcctgctgcccccacccccccgTCAGTCACTGTCAGCCCCTCATCTCCCCCCACAGCCCCCAGCCAGGCCTTGTCCTCGCTCAAGGCTGTGGGTCCGCCACCCCAGACCCCTCCACGAAGACACAGGGGCCTGCAGGCTGCCCGGCAAGCAGAGCCCACCCCACCCAGTACCCAGGTCACCCCAAGTGAGCCCAAGTCTTTCGTCCTTGACACTGGGACCCCGACCCCAGCCTCCACTCCTCAAGGGGTTAAACCAGCGTCTTCCTCTACTCCTGTGTATGTGGTGACTTCCTTCGTGTCTGCACCACCAGCCCCTGAGCCCCCAGCCCCTGAGCCCCCTCCTGAGCCTACCAAGGTGACTGTGCGGAGTCTCAGCCCGGCCAAGGAGGTGGTCAGCTCCCCTGGGAGCAGTCCCCGAAGCTCTCCCAGGCCTGAGGGTACCACTCTTCGACAGGGCCCCCCTCAGAAACCCTACACTTTCCTGGAGGAGAAAGCCAGGCaagcagggctggggaagggaagaggacaTAGGGGAGTGGGTCAAATGTCTGGAGCGCATGGCTTCGGAGAGAAGACCAGATTGTACtggctggggtgaggggaggtgCTGAGACCTGGGTTATTAGCATCATTGAGTTTAAATGTGCCAGACTACACTGCGGGCTTTAGCCATGTGATCTCATCGAATCTTCGCAACTCTGAGAGACACTGTGCTGTTAGCATCACCCATTTCACAGTTGGCAAAACTGAGGTTAGAGAAGTTCTGGGATTTACCTAAGGTACAGAGCCAGTGAGTGGCAAAGCTGGGACTCGAAGCCTGGTTTCTAGGATTGAACTCTGGAGCCCACACCGGAACTGCTGCATTCTTGCCCCTAGGGGTCCCTGCTCTCCTCCGTTAGCCTTCACTGTGAAGtgttcccctcctctcctctgagCCTGTGGTGACCCTCCCCCCCCCCGACACACAGGGGCCGCTTTGGTGTTGTGCGAGCGTGCCGGGAGAACGCCACGGGGCGAACGTTCGTGGCCAAGATCGTGCCCTATGCTGCTGAGGGCAAGCGGCGGGTCCTGCAGGAGTACGAGGTGCTGCGGACCCTGCACCACGAGCGGATCATGTCCCTGCACGAGGCCTACATCACCCCTCGGTACCTCGTGCTCATTGCTGAGAGCTGCGGCAACCGGGAGCTCCTCTGTGGGCTCAGTGACAGGTAGCTGGGCATTCTGGGGGAGTAGGGAGGAAGAGGTAGGGGAGGCTGGGCCGGGTGTCATCCGCTCCACCCCTGCTCTCCCAGGTTCCGGTATTCTGAGGACGACGTGGCCACTTACGTGGCGCAGCTGCTACAAGGCCTGGACTACCTCCACGGCCGCCATGTGCTCCACCTAGACATCAAGCCAGACAACCTGCTGTTGGCCCCTGACAACGCCCTCAAGATTGTGGACTTCGGCAGTGCCCAGCCCTACAACCCCCAGGCCCTTCGGCCCCTTGGCCACCGCACGGGCACGCTGGAGTTCATGGGTGAGGGGACCAGCTGCCAGCCAGGGTGGGGACAGGGCACTGCCAGAGAGGCAGCAGCCAGGGCTCACCCCACTTCACTTACATATGTGCCACTTATTGAGTGATTACTGTATGCAAGCAATGAATGAAGTATGTGGATTTTTCTTCCAATTGATCTTTACAATAACCCTGGAGTGTGGCACAATATTagcccccttttacagatgaggaaactgaggtgtacATCTGAGGTTAAGGATTTGTGCAATCAGACAATTATAAATGCTAGAGACGGGATTTGCTAAAGCCAAAAAGACAGGagaatcaattattattttatttaaataagggGAACCAGCTACCATTGAGTAACCTGCTAAGTGCTTGACGTTCATGATCGCTCTTCCTTAGTGTGGTTCTACAGGCCACACTTTACAGACGAGGCTATGGAGAGCCAGGCAGGT containing:
- the SPEG gene encoding striated muscle preferentially expressed protein kinase isoform X7, which encodes MKTSPSQNRRSSDTGSKAPPTFKVSLMDQSVREGQDVIMSIRVQGEPKPVVSWLRNRQPVRPDQRRFAEEAEGGLCRLRILAAERGDAGFYTCKAVNEYGARQCEARLEVRAHPESRSLAVLAPLQDVDVGAGEMALFECLVAGPTDVEVDWLCRGRLLQPALLKCKMHFDGRKCKLLLTSVHEDDSGVYTCKLSTAKDELTCSARLTVRPSLAPLFTRLLEDVEVLEGRAAHFDCKISGTPPPVVTWTHFGRPMEESENLRLRQDGGLHSLHIAHVGSEDEGLYAVSAVNTHGQAHCSAQLYVEEPRTAASGPSSKLEKMPSIPEEPEQGELERLSIPDFLRPLQDLEVGLAKEAMLECQVTGLPYPTISWFHNGHRIQSSDDRRMTQYRDVHRLVFPAVGPQHAGVYKSVIANKLGKAACYAHLYVTDVVPGPPDGAPQVVAVTGRMVTLTWNPPRSLDMAIDPDSLTYTVQHQVLGSDQWTALVTGLREPGWAATGLRKGVQHIFRVLSTTVKSSSKPSPPSEPVQLLEHGPPLEEAPAVLDKPDIVYVVEGQPASVTVTFNHVEAQVVWRSCRGALLEARAGVYELSQPDDDQYCLRICRVSRRDMGALTCTARNRHGTQTCSVTLELAEAPRFESIMEDVEVGAGETARFAVVVEGKPLPDIMWYKDEVLLTESSHVSFVYEENECSLVVLSTGAQDGGVYTCTARNLAGEVSCKAELAVHSAQTAMEVEGVGEDEDHRGRRLSDFYDIHQEIGRGAFSYLRRVVERSSGLEFAAKFIPSQAKPKASARREARLLARLQHDCVLYFHEAFERRRGLVIVTELCTEELLERMARKPTVCESEIRAYMRQVLEGIHYLHQSHVLHLDVKPENLLVWDGAEGEEQVRICDFGNAQELTPGEPQYCQYGTPEFVAPEIVNQSPVSGVTDIWPVGVVAFLCLTGISPFVGENDRTTLMNIRNYNVAFEETTFLSLSREARGFLIKVLVQDRLRPTAEETLEHPWFKTQAKGAEMSTDHLKLFLSRRRWQRSQISYKCHLVLRPIPELLRAPPERVWVTMPRRPPPSGGLSSSSDSEEEELEELPSVPRPLQPEFSGSRVSLTDIPTEDEALGTPETGAATPMDWQEQGRAPSQDQEAPSREALPSLGQEPAAGASPKRGELRRGSSAESALPRAGPREPGRGLQKAASVELPQRRSPSPGATRLARGGLGEGEYAQRLQALRQRLLRGGPEDGKVSGLRGPLLESLGGRARDPRMARAASSEAAPHHQPPLENRGLQKSSSFSQGEAEPRGRHRRAGAPLEIPVARLGARRLQESPSLSALSEAQPSSPARPSVPKPSALKSAEPSATTPSDAPQPPAPQPAQDKAPEPRPEPVRASKPTPRPEALQTLALPLTPYAQIIQSLQLSGHAQGPPQGPAASPSELKPHAAVFARVASPPPGAPEKRVPSAGAPPVLAEKARVPTVPPRPGSSLSSSIENLESEAVFEAKFKRSRESPLSRGLRLLSRSRSEERGPFRGAEEEDGIYRPSPAGTPLELVRRPERSRSVQDLRAVGEPGLVRRLSLSLSQRLRRTPPAQRHPAWEARGGDGESSEGGSSARGSPVLAMRRRLSSTLERLSSRLQRSGSSEDSGGASGRSTPLFGRLRRATSEGESLRRLGLPHNQLATQAGATTPSAESLGSEASATSGSSAPGESRSRLRWGFSRQRKDKGLSQPNLSASIQEELGHQYVRSESDFPPVFHIKLKDQVLLEGEAATLLCLPAACPAPHISWMKDKKSLRSEPSVIIVSCKDGRQLLSIPRVGKRHAGLYECSATNVLGSITSSCTVAVARVPGKLAPPEVPQTYQDTALVLWKPGDSRAPCTYTLERRVDGESVWHPVSSGIPDCYYNVSHLPVGMTVRFRVACANRAGQGPFSNPSEKVFVRGTQDSSAVPSAAHQEAPVTSGPARAPPPDSPTSLAPPPAPAAPTPPSVTVSPSSPPTAPSQALSSLKAVGPPPQTPPRRHRGLQAARQAEPTPPSTQVTPSEPKSFVLDTGTPTPASTPQGVKPASSSTPVYVVTSFVSAPPAPEPPAPEPPPEPTKVTVRSLSPAKEVVSSPGSSPRSSPRPEGTTLRQGPPQKPYTFLEEKARGRFGVVRACRENATGRTFVAKIVPYAAEGKRRVLQEYEVLRTLHHERIMSLHEAYITPRYLVLIAESCGNRELLCGLSDRFRYSEDDVATYVAQLLQGLDYLHGRHVLHLDIKPDNLLLAPDNALKIVDFGSAQPYNPQALRPLGHRTGTLEFMAPEMVKGEPIGSATDIWGAGVLTYIMLSGRSPFYEPDPQETEARIVGGRFDAFQLYPNTSQSATLFLRKVLSVHPWSRPSLQDCLAHPWLQDAYLMKLRRQTLTFTTNRLKEFLGEQRRRRAEAATRHKVLLRSYPGGP